The genome window CTGCTTGGCGGCCTCGGCGCGGCGCTCGGCGTGCGGGGCGCACGCCTCCACCAGAGCGCGGCCGTCCTCGTCGGTGACCTTCCACAGGTGCCGAAGCCGCGGAACCGCTACCGCCGGGTGCTTCTCCAGGGCGGTCAGGATCTCGCCCAGCAGCGCGCGGGTCATCACGTCCGCCGCGTCGGCGAGCCGCGCGGTACGGCGTCGCGCCTCGCGCGTCGCGCCCCGCTCGATCAGCTCGGCCACCTGGCCCATCTCCTCGGCAGCGTCGAGCTTTGTGGTCTCGGCGGTCTGGGTGTTCATCGTGACTGCACTCCTTCGCTGGCCGGTGCTCGGTAGCGGGTGGGCTTGTCGGCCCGTGATGGGTAGCGGGCGCCTGCCCCGCTGCCGCTTCGCGGCGGTTGCACGGCCTCCGAGGCTCGACGTCAAGGGCAGCCCGAAGGGCTGTCGCCGAAGGCGACGCGGAGCGCCAGCGGAGCGCCCTTGATGTTGAGTGAGGCCGTGCTTAGCTTTAGGGCCGACAGGCCCATCCGCCCCGCCGCCAGGCGGGTCCATCGGGGTTCTCGGCCCGCCGCGGCCTTGAGCGGCCCCACTCCGCCGCGGGTCGCCCGCGCCGGCCGAGATGCGCCCTGGGTCTGGCGCGCGGCCCGGTAGGGCCGATGGCCGCGCCCGGCGCGGCCGCTCTCCTCCCAGCCGGCCCGATGGCGGACCCACACGGCTACCGGCGGGTCGCTCCCCGCATCGCCGACCCGCCAGCGATCCCGACCGGGTCTGCATCGCTGGCGGGTAGCCACCGCCGCGCGGGGCAGCGGCGCCTACGGCGCCGGCTCGGTGCCCTCCGCGCCGGGGTGTTCGGGCATCTCGACGATCTCGTCGCGGCGGGAGTCCCAGGCGGTGCAGTGCACCCGTGACCGCCCCGCTCGCGGCCCGGTGAGGTCGACCTCGACCAGGACGTACTCCGAGAACGGGATCACCGCCCAGGCCGCCTCCCCGGTCAGGACCTCCTCGACCCGGTACTGGCAGTCCAGGTACCCGTTGCGGTAGATCCCCCCGACCCGCCGCGGGCCGATCGCGACCCGCGTCGCCTGGTCCAGCCCGCCGAGCGGGTCCTTGCTGTTCGCTGCTGATGCCATCATGGCTTCTCCCACCGATCGTGAGTGGCGCGGTGGCCGCGCGCCCTCGGCGTGCGGCGCGGCCCGGCAGGGCCGATCGCCGCGCTCTGCGCGGCGCTGCGCCACACAAGTGGCCCCGCCGGTGGCGGGGCCCTTGGGGCTGCCGTCAGAAGGCCGGCTCCTCGTCGCCGTAGCTGGCCTCCGCCGGCTCCAGCCCGCCGAGGAGCTCGTCGTCGGCGAGATCGGCGAGGATCTCGGCCTCGCGCCGGGTCAGAGCCGGAACGTCAGTCCCGGCGTAGACGTGGTGCCCCAGGACGGGGCAGAACTCGAGGGCGCTGGAAGTGGTGACCGTGCTCATCTGGGCCTCCGGTGGTCGGTGCGGCTGGAACGCGGCGCAGCCTCAGCACACCCGTGTCGGGGTCCCGAAGGGACGTCGGGGAGCCGGTGCTGGCCCGTGCGGGTGAGACCGCCTCCCGGCCCCGACGAACCCGCCCCCGCCCGCCGGTTGCGGTCCCCGCTCCTGGCCAGCGGCCAGCGCGGGCGACCACAGGACCGAGCCGGACACCGCCGCGCAGCCGGCTACGGGGAAACCGCCGCCGTACCCGGGTGATGTCCACGGGGCGGTATCACCCGCACGGGTCGGCGGCGGCTCATCGGCGCTTGCCCCGGCACGGGTGTGCTGACCTTCGGGCGATCCAGCCGTGCCGACCACCGGAGGCCCCGCCCGCACCGCTACCGCCGCCACCCCCGGTGCCCACCGGCACCGAACCGGCGACCACTCGACACCCGCCGGCACCGGGCTGGCGACCACCGCCACCCGACCGGCACCGCGCTGGTGACCTTCCGGTGCCCGCCGGCACCGGTGTGCGCGCCCGGCGCCGACAGGCGGCCTGCAGCACGTACTCTGCCCGGCCGGCCCGTCGACGACGCTGCTGTGCACGCGACCGATCACGGCGTGAGCGGGGTTCAGGCCCCGGCGATTGCCGTGGTCTCGACGGCTGGTGCGAGTGCCTCGAGCACATCGGCGGCGCTGGTGACCAGCGTCGCGCCGTGGCGGATCAGCCGGTGCGGGCCGACCGACAGGACCGAACTCGTCGGGCCGGGCACCGCCAGGACCGGGAGACCGAGCCCGTCCGCGGCCGCGGCGACGTGCAGCGCGCCGGAGCGTGCTGCGGCCTCGACGACCACGGTGGCATCCCCGAGCGCGGCCAGCAGCCGGTGCCGGGCCAGCGCGCGGTGCCGACCCGGTGTCGTGCCGGGCGCCACCGCGGACACCAGCAGCCCGGTCTCGGCGATCCGGGCGAGCAGGTTCTCGTGCGCGGCCGGGTAGGCCCGGTCGATACCGCAGCCCAGCACCGCCACCGTCGGCGTGTGCGCGGCCAGGGCGCCGCGCACCGCGGCGGCTTCGATGCCGAACCCGCCACCGGCGATGACCGTGCGGCCGGCAGCGGCGAGCTCGCCGGCGAGGTCGGCGGCTACCTGGGCGCCGTAGCTGGAGGCGGCGCGGGACCCGGCCAGCGTGATTTCTCCGCTGAGTTGCATCAGATGCGGGACTGGCCCACAACGTCGGCGTCGGAGTTCCCGGACGTCTTGCCTCAGGACCGCAGGTGGCGCTCGGAGCATGATCGTACACAGCTACGATCTCGCGTCAGATGAAGGATCGGCGCGTTTGATGACTGGGGCGGTGCGGGTGCGGAAGGGTGTGGCGCACGGGACGTCGTCGCTGTATCTGGCCTCAGGAGTGGTGTTCCTCCACGAGGAGGAGACCGTGTGGGAGGCGATGCTCGAGGGCTGGACGATGCAGCAGATCGGCGGCCGGAACTCACTGAAGTCCTCGGTGGACCAGCTGGTCGCGGCGGTGCGGGCGTATCAGCGGTTCAGCGGTGAGTGGCCGTGGCAGTGGAGCGCCACCTCGTTCGACGAGTGGATGGCGCATCTGGTCGGGGTACGGCATCTGGCGGTCTCGTCGCTTCGGAAGTACCAGCAGGCGGTGCGCAACTTCTGCGAGTTCCTCTGCTCGCCGCACTACGGGTGGGCGTCGGAGTGTGAGCAGCGGTTCGGCACACATCCGGTCCAGGTCTGCCACGAGTACAACTCCGTGCGGCACCTGCAGGCCTACGAAGGGGACCCGGCTCGTCGTCCGCTGACCCGAGATGAGCTCCAGCGGCTGCTCGACCACGCCGACGATCAGGTGGACGTCCGGTTGGAGTCGGGCCGCAAGGGAGCGTTGCCGGCCTACCGGGACGCGACGTTGCTCAAGGTCGTCTACGCCTGGGGACTGCGGGCACGGGAAGCGACGATGCTGGACGTGACCGACTTCTACCGCAACGCCCACGCTCCCGAGTTCCGGGAGTACGGCGTGCTGCAGGTGCGGTGGGGGAAGGCGTCGCGGGGCGGGGCTCCGAAGCGCCGGGCGGTGGTGTCGCTGTTCGACTGGGCGGTGGACGCCGTCGAGGACTACGTCGAGAACGTGTGGCCACTGATGCGCTCGACACGGACGAACGCGTTGTGGTTGTCCGAACGGGGAGCACGCCTGCGACCTCGGGAGCTCTCGGATCGGTTCAAGCAGTATCGCGACGTGCTGGGCCTGGACCCGGTGCTGTCCCCGCACGCGCTGCGCCACAGCTACGTGACCCACCTGATCGAGAACGGCTACGACGCGAGATTCGTCCAGGAGCAGGTCGGGCACGTCTATCAGTCCACGACGGCGATCTACACCAACCCTCGGGAATTGCATCAGACGAGCGAGAATCTGCAGGTCGCCTGGCCAGCATGGCTCGGCAATGGAGATCCTCGTACCTGGCAGGCCTGCGCCTGACCTGGCGATTTGATCAAGCGGTCCCGTCTGCTGCATGATCCGCCCACTGTTCGAAGGCGTTGGGGGCGGGGTTGCGGCGGGTTGATCTGGCGGGAGCGGCGCATCTGGAGCTCGTCGACGGTGTGGTGGCGCTGCACCCGGAGGACGCGATGTTCGAGGCGATGCTGCGCGGCTGGCGCGCGCAGCAGGCCGCCCGCGGTTTGCGCGAGGATGCGGTCGGGGCGCGGGAGCGACTGATGCGCCGGTTCGGCGAATTCACCAACGAGTACCCGTGGAACTGGGAACCGTCGCATGTGGACGAGTGGTCGCTGTCGCTGACGGCCGAGCAGCACCTGGCGCCGTCCACGATCCGCACCTACCAGTGCAGCCTGCGCTTGTTCAACGACTACTTGTGTGACAGCCGCTATGGGTGGGTGGCCGCGTGTCGGCGGGAATTCGGGCCGCAGACGCACCCGGTCCCGATCGTGCACGAGTGGAACACCATTCCCCACCTCAACGACTACGAAGGCGACCCTGAGGCGCGCCCGTTCACGCGGGAGGAACTACAGCGCTTCCTCGACTACGCCGACGAACAGGTCGAGCGCGCGGTGCGGGCCAAACGGAAGGGCGCGTTGGCCGCCTACCGCGATGCCACGCTGTTCAAGGTGCTCTACGGGTGGGGGCTGCGCCGCACAGAGGCATCCAAACTGGATGTTGTGGACTTCGGTCGGAACCCGGCCGCACCGGAGTTCGGCCGGTTCGGCACGCTCAACGTCCGCTACGGCAAGGCCAAGCGGGGTCAGCCACCGCGACGTCGCAACGTCGCCTCCGTGATGGGATGGGCGGTCGACGCCGTGGCAGACTATGTGGAGAACATTCGTCCGCGATTCGACTGTGCCGAGCATGCGGCATTATGGGTGACCGAACGAGGGGGTCGGATCAAACCCGCGGAGATCAACGCCCGGTTCGTCGCCTACCGTGACGCTCTCAAGTTGCCGAGAGCGTTGGTGCCCCATTCGATGCGGCATTCCTACGTCTCGCACCTGACCGAGGACGGAGTGGATCGTCGGTTTATTCAATGCCAGGTCGGGCACGAGGTGGATAGCTCGACGGCCGTTTACACGCATGTGAGCAGCGATTTCATGAACACCGCGCTCCGCAGAGCCCTCGCCCCCGCGCTCGGGCACGGGCCGGCGGGCCAGGAGGGGCGATGATGACCAAGCTCGACTACCGGTGGCACCTGCGTCAGGTCATGGCCGCGCGCGGCATGTTCGCCACCACCGACCTGATCGAGCCGCTCGCCGAGCGCGGCATCCGGCTGTCGTCGAGCCAGGTCTACCGGCTGGTGGTGGAGCGCCCCGAGCGACTGAGCCTGAAAGTGCTGATGGCGCTGCTCGACATCCTCGACACCACGATGGACGAGCTGATCGAACCCGTCGCCGCCGAACCGGCGAAGCAGACCAGAGCAGCAGGCAGTAGCGGCGCTGGGGCCGGCGGGGCTGCCGGGGTCGGGGGCCTGCGGCCGAAACGTGCGCAAGTTACCCGGATCGACTCATGACCGTCCCGCCCAGAGCACCGGAGGCGCCAGAGGCGCTGCTCGACCCGATCGGCACCGTCGTGGCGGTGGTGACCTCGATCGACCCCTGCCTCGACCACGACGACGTTCACCGTGTCGTCGAGCGGGTCGGTGGTGGGCGCGCCAAGCGCCGTCGCCTGGCCACGACCTTGGCCCGGGACGCGTCGGTGATGACCAGTGGACGCTCACCGGCTCCTCGGGTCGTCGGGGACCTCCTACTTGCGCTCCGCGCCGCCGGGGCGAGCAGGATCTCGCCGCCGTGGTGCACCAGCTGCGGGCGGGAGCTGTCGGCGATGCAGCTGCGCGGCCAAGACTGGTACTGCTCGCCCTGCTACACACGCCCGCAGCCCTGCGCAGCGTGCGGAGAACAACGACAAGTCACCTTCCGCGACCGACACGGGCGGCCACGATGCTCCCAGTGCCCCGACCACGACGCCCGCGACCCGCGCCAGGTTCTGGTCGGGCTCATCACCGCGATCGATCCCGGGCTCAGCGCCGACGCGGTGACCACCGCGATCACCGACACGGTCAGCAAGCCCGCGCACGCCCAGAAGCTGGCGTGGGCCCTCGAGGACGCGCCCGAGCTGCTCACCGGGGACGGGGCGAAGGCCCCCTTCCCCATGGTGCTGCGGCTGATCGACGCTCTCGGTGATGCCGGCGCGACCCGCATCCAGCCGCCGGCCTGCCCACGCTGCCGACGGGTGATCGCCTTGAGCAAGCGACGCGACGGGCTGCGGATCTGCCGCAACTGCTGCGCCCGCGCCAACGCCGTGGCCTGCTCCGGCTGCGGAACGGTCCGGGAACCGGCGGCCCGGGACGTTCACGGGAACCCGTTGTGTCCGAACTGCCTGGTCGCTGCCCCGCTCAACCTGGAGGAGTGCGTCCGCTGCGGGCGCCGCCAGCGGGTCAACACCCGTGTCGCGGACGGGCCGATCTGCGCGGCCTGCATCCCGCGCACGACCGCGACCTGCAGTATGTGTGCGCGAACCGCGCCCTGCATGATCTCCAAGACCACCGGGCAACCGTGGTGTCGCGCATGCGCCCGCGCCTGGGTGCAATGCTCGCGCTGCCGGCGCTGGGATGCGATCCGCGCCGGCACCCGCGAGGCACCACTCTGCGCCGGGTGCGCGGTCCCGGACCCGAACTTCTGGACCACCTGCCCGAGCTGCGGAACCGGCGGACGGCTCATCGCCGGCCTCTGCCGCCACTGCCGGCTGCACCGCCAGCTCGGTGAGCTGCTCGCCGACACCACCGGGCAGATCCGCCCCGAGCTACAGGCCCTGCACGACAGCCTGGCCACCGCCGAGCGGCCCGACACGATCTCGAAGTGGCTGCAGCAGTCCACGGTCAGATCGGTACTTCGCGATCTCGCCGCCGGCCATCGCCCGCTCACTCACTCCGCCCTGGACGATCTCCCGCCCGGCAAGTCGATGGACCACCTACGCAGCGTCCTGGTGGCCACCGCGGTCCTGCCCACCCGCGACGAGCAGCTGTCCCGGCTCCAGCGATGGGTCAACCAGACCCTCCACGAAGACGCCGACCCGCAGGACCGCGAGGTGCTGCGCCGCTACGCGGTCTGGCACGAGCTGCGGCGGATCCGGCAACGCAACCGCAGCGCCGAGGCCACCTACGGCCAGCTCGACATGGTCCGCCAGCGGCTGCGCGGCGCCATCAACCTGCTCGCCTGGCTACGCCCCCGCGGGCTCACCCTGGACACCTGCCGCCAACCCGACCTCGAGGCCTGGCTGACCAGCGACGACGCCAGCCACCGGGCCGAGGTCGGTCACTTCGTGCGCTGGGCGATCTCGCAACGCATCAATCCGAACCTGCAGTTCGCGGCCACCCGATGGACCGGTCCGGCTCGGCCACTGGACCAGGAACAGCGCTGGCACCAGGCCAAACGCCTGCTGCACGACGACACCCTCGACACCGACGACCGTGTCGCCGGCCTGCTGGTTCTGCTCTACGCCCAGCGACCCGCGACGATCAGCCGGCTCACCCTCGACGACATCGACGCAGACGCCGCCACGGTCGAGCTCCGCCTCGGCTCCGTGCCCGTTGAGCTGCCCGAACCCCTGGCGGCCCTCGTCCGGGACCTGGCCGCCACCCGACACGGCCACGCCGTCACCGGTCACCACTCGACCGCACGATGGCTGTTCCCCGGTGGACAACCCGGCCGCCCGGTCAGCGCCGACAGACTCGGCGAACGGCTCCGCCTACTCGGGATCCGACCGGGCCAGGCCCGCTCGACCGCCCTGTTCCAGCTCGCCACCGAAATCCCCGCCGCCGTCCTGGCCCGCATGCTCGGCATCCACATCAAGGTCGCCGTCCAATGGCAACACGTCTCCGCAGGCGACTGGACCAACTACGCCGCCGACGTCAGCCGCCGCACGAACGAGGCCCAGGAGAGGCATTCGGACAGTTCTGATATCTGACTGTGCCGTTAGCGGTCAGCAGCGAGTTCGCGAACGCGATGATGCGCCAGGCGGTAGACCATGCGCTCGCGGATCAGAGGGGGAAGTCGTGATGAAGGTGATCGGCTACCAGTGGCGGCTGCGCGAGGTGATGGCCGCGCACGGGATGTTCAGCACGACCAAGCTGGCCCCGCTGCTGGCCGAGCGGGGCATCAACCTGTCGACCAGCCAGGTCTATCGACTCGCGGCCGAGAAGCCCGAGCGGCTGAACATGCACGTGCTGGTCGCGTTGATGGACATCTTCGACTGCTCGGCCGACGAGCTGATCAGCCGAGTCGAGCTCGGCACGGCGGCCGCCACCGGGACCGACGACGAGTCGCACGAGCAGGCTGCAGGCGCCCAGGTCCTGCGCGACAAGCAGTTGCGGCCACGACGAGCCAGGATCGTTCCGCGCGGCGATGCGTGAGCAGACGCTCGAGGAGATCAGCCAGATCATCTCCACCGCAGAACCCGCCGTTGCCCTCGCAACGATCCGCGAGGTCGTCGGCGCGGCCCTGCCGAAGCACCCGCCGGCCAAGCGACTGCTCGCGCTGCTGCGCACGGAACCAGACCTGCTGACCTCAGCGAGCTCGGCGATGCCCCGCGCGCTCGACCGCCTCGTCGGCGCGCTGCTCGACCACGGTGCCGAGTACCTGCAGCGACCGCAGTGCGGGCACTGCGGCGCGACCCGCCCCCTGTCGAGCCGCGACGGAACCTCGCGCATCTGCTATTCCTGCGCGGCCCGGGCCGCCCGGGCCGACCGGGCCGACCAGCAGCCGGTGGCCTGCCACGACTGCGGCCGGCACGCCCCGGCGAAGGCAACGGTCCTGGACAGGCCCTACTGCAGGGGCTGCTGGGCCCGCACGACGGCCAGCGCCCTCGACCGCATCGCCGCGGTGACGCGACGCCATCTGGCCGAGGCAGGCGACCTCGCCGGCACCAACGGCTCGAAGAACGACCCCGAGGCCGTGATCGCCGACGCCGTCGTGGCCGGCGTTGGCGGTTCGCCCAAGCGGGCGCGGCTGGCGCTGGAGCTCGAGCAGCTCGGCGCGATCTGGTTCGCCGATCCCGCACAGGGCAACAAGCTGTTCGGGGTCCTCTACGACGCCCTGCACGAGGCGGGGCTGCCGTTGCCGAGGCGACGCTGCGGCCGGTGCGGCCGGGAAGCAGCTCTGCCCGGGATCATCGACGGCCGGCGCTGCTGCCGGCGCTGCCAGCGCCACGGCTTGCGCACGGTCTGCGACGGCTGCGGCGAGTTGGCCAGCCTCGAGCGCCGCGAGCCGGACGGGACCCGCTACTGCCAGCGCTGCACGAACACGTTCCCGGACGAGTCCGCGATCTGCATCGTCTGCGGGATCCACCGGTTGATCAGCCACCGGGCAGCGACCGGCCCGGTCTGCGGAAGCTGCCGCGGCCGTGAACTGGTCGCCACCTGCACCCGCTGCGGGCGATCCGGGCCCTGCCGCTTCGCCGGCACCGCGCACGCCGTCTGCGAACCCTGCGCCGTCACGAGGGAAGCCTGTCACCACTGCGGGCGCGTCCGGACGGTGCACTCCCGCACGAGCGAGGGTCGCGCCGTGTGTCCCGGCTGCGCCCCACCGGTGATCGAGACCTGCACCGGTTGCGGCCGCGCCCGCCGCGTCGCCGGCCGCGGGAACGCAGCGGCCTACTGCACCTCCTGCTACAGCAAGAACCCGGTGTCGTTCCGAGACTGCCGCCGCTGCGGCCGGCACGCCTACCTGACCGCCGAGCGGCTCTGCGACCGCTGCGACGCCCACGACAAGATCACCACACTGCTGCCCGACACCCTGATCGCCACCCGCCCGCCGCTGCGCAACCTGCGCGACACCTGCCTGGCCGCCGACCCCGCCACCGTCCGGGGAGTCTTCCGCCGCAAGCGCTCCACGACGATCCTGCGAACCCTGCTGGCCGCACCCGACGCGATCGATCACGCGGCACTCGACGCACTGGACACGCCGCAGGCCACCCGCGCGGTCCGGTCACTGCTCGTCGAACACGGAGTCCTCCCTGCCCGCGACGAGCACCTCGCCCGGCTCGAGACCTGGGTCGAGCACGCCTGCGCGCGGATCTCCGACCCGACCGAACGACGGGCATTCGTGTCCTTCGCACGGTGGCGACACCTGCGGCATCTCCGCAACCGCGAGACACCAACCAGCTACGGCCAGGCCGCCAGCCGGCGCCGCGAACTCCAGCTGATCATCGACCTACTGCTCTGGGCCCGGCAGAACGCGACGTCGTTGTCCACACTCACCCAGGACGACCTCGACCGCTGGCGCGCCGGCGGAGCGACGGACCGTTACCAGGTCAAGGCGTTCCTGCGCTGGACGAACCGCAACGGCTACAGCAGACGCTTCGAGCTCACCCACGTCTGGAACTCCAGCGTCACCGCGGCCGGCGTCGGCGAGGACAAGCGCTGGCAGCTGCTACGCCATGTCCTCGACACCGACCGGGCCACCGCGAGCACCCGGTTCGCCGCCGCGCTGCTTCTGCTCTACGGCGTCCGACTACACCGCATCGCCACGATCACCGTCACCGACGTGACCCGCGGCGATGGCCTGGTCCACGTCACGCTCGGCTCCGAGCCGCTGGCGCTGCCCGACCAGCTCGACCCACTGGCCGCCGCCGCGCTGGACGACCGCGGCGCAGCACGGCTGTTCCACACCGCGCAAGACACGCATTGGCTGTTCCCCGGCACCAACGCCGGCCAGCCCATCTCGGCCGACACCCTCACCGACCGGGTCGCCACACTCGGGATCTCGGCCATCAACGCGCGCCGGACCGCACTCGCGTCCCTGGCCATGCAACTACCACCAGTGATCATCGCCCGCCTGACCGGGCTGGACGTCGCCACCGCGAGCCGGTGGGCCGATGCCGTGTCCGCCAGCAATGCGAGATACGCCGCGGTCGCAGCGAACAGATCCCCTGGGCCGCACCAAGATTGAGGGGCCCTATGGCCGACCACGAGCGCACCGCCGACACGATCCGCATCGATGCCGGTGACGCCGCCGAACTCCTCGAGGTTCTCGGCTTCATCAGCGACTGGCTCGACGGACCCGACGCCACGCAGCTCGACCAGTCGCTGACGCGCTTCGTCGGCCATCCGGCGGCCTACAGCCGCGATGCCCTACAGGCTGACCTCGACCGCCTCGCGTTCCTGCTCGGCGACGACAGCGACCGCCTCTTCGGCACCAGCGAATAGCACGGAGGTCTGACTGCGCGCGCTGCTACTGCAGCAACCCGATCGGGACCGCCATGCCCAGAAACAGCACGAGCTGATAGGCGCTGTTGATCATAGTGAGTCGACCAGGCTTCTGCTCAAAGCCGTTGTGCTGCACCAGGGTGGACAGCGAGAAGCCGAGCCACGCCACGAGTCCAACCGCCAGGGCGACCCAGAAGGAGTCGGTTCCGAAGAAGCCGGACGCGATGGAGCTGGCGGCTGCGAGAGCCAGTGCGGTGACGACGATCGACGCCACCAGGACCACGAACGGACCCTTGCCACGTCTCGCAGAGTCCTCCTTGCTCACCCCGGTCAGCTTCCGCCAGACGCCACCGGCCAGCCCCCAGTCGCTATACCAGACCCAGGCGATCGCCATTCCGACCACGATCGCGGCCACGACGGCCAGCCAGCTGGCGCTCAGCTCCACGGAATCTCCTCTGCTCGACCCTACGAGAACTTGATATAATCAAGCGTGATGGAAAACGTCAACCAGAAGGCCAAGGGTCCGCGCACCTACGGGCAGTTCTGCGCCCTCGCGCGCTCTCTGGACATCGTCGGCGACCGGTGGACGCTGCTCATCGTGCGCGAGCTACTGCCGGGTCCGATGCGCTACACAGAGCTGAAGATCTCGCTCAAGGGCATCGCGACGAACCTCCTGTCCGAGCGGCTGAAGACCATGGAGGCGAACGGAATCGTCGAGCGACGTCTCGAGGACGCGGGCGTCGTCTACGCCCTCACGCCGCGGGGAGCGGGACTGCGAGAGCCGATGGAGGCGCTCGGCCGGTGGGGCGCGCCGCTACTGGCGACCGGCCAGGGCGACGACGCCTTTCAGCCACGCTGGCTGACCCTGGCGCTGCCTGCCCTCCTCCGCGGCGCGACCGCCTCTCCTCCCGTCGAGCTCGGCATCGAGACGGACGGCTTCCTCATGGCTTTGAGGGTCGACGAAAACGGTCCGAGTGCATTCGTGCCCGATCGCGATCCGGCCTCAGTATTCACTGCCGCTCCCGACGTGGTCGTCGCTCTAGCGGCTGGAGCGATCAGCATCGAGCAGGCCGTCGCCTCGGGAGAGTTCCGGGGCGACTCGAACGTCCTC of Pseudonocardia autotrophica contains these proteins:
- a CDS encoding DNA-processing protein DprA, yielding MQLSGEITLAGSRAASSYGAQVAADLAGELAAAGRTVIAGGGFGIEAAAVRGALAAHTPTVAVLGCGIDRAYPAAHENLLARIAETGLLVSAVAPGTTPGRHRALARHRLLAALGDATVVVEAAARSGALHVAAAADGLGLPVLAVPGPTSSVLSVGPHRLIRHGATLVTSAADVLEALAPAVETTAIAGA
- a CDS encoding tyrosine-type recombinase/integrase, with the translated sequence MTGAVRVRKGVAHGTSSLYLASGVVFLHEEETVWEAMLEGWTMQQIGGRNSLKSSVDQLVAAVRAYQRFSGEWPWQWSATSFDEWMAHLVGVRHLAVSSLRKYQQAVRNFCEFLCSPHYGWASECEQRFGTHPVQVCHEYNSVRHLQAYEGDPARRPLTRDELQRLLDHADDQVDVRLESGRKGALPAYRDATLLKVVYAWGLRAREATMLDVTDFYRNAHAPEFREYGVLQVRWGKASRGGAPKRRAVVSLFDWAVDAVEDYVENVWPLMRSTRTNALWLSERGARLRPRELSDRFKQYRDVLGLDPVLSPHALRHSYVTHLIENGYDARFVQEQVGHVYQSTTAIYTNPRELHQTSENLQVAWPAWLGNGDPRTWQACA
- a CDS encoding tyrosine-type recombinase/integrase; this encodes MFEAMLRGWRAQQAARGLREDAVGARERLMRRFGEFTNEYPWNWEPSHVDEWSLSLTAEQHLAPSTIRTYQCSLRLFNDYLCDSRYGWVAACRREFGPQTHPVPIVHEWNTIPHLNDYEGDPEARPFTREELQRFLDYADEQVERAVRAKRKGALAAYRDATLFKVLYGWGLRRTEASKLDVVDFGRNPAAPEFGRFGTLNVRYGKAKRGQPPRRRNVASVMGWAVDAVADYVENIRPRFDCAEHAALWVTERGGRIKPAEINARFVAYRDALKLPRALVPHSMRHSYVSHLTEDGVDRRFIQCQVGHEVDSSTAVYTHVSSDFMNTALRRALAPALGHGPAGQEGR
- a CDS encoding helix-turn-helix domain-containing protein; protein product: MMTKLDYRWHLRQVMAARGMFATTDLIEPLAERGIRLSSSQVYRLVVERPERLSLKVLMALLDILDTTMDELIEPVAAEPAKQTRAAGSSGAGAGGAAGVGGLRPKRAQVTRIDS
- a CDS encoding helix-turn-helix domain-containing protein; translation: MKVIGYQWRLREVMAAHGMFSTTKLAPLLAERGINLSTSQVYRLAAEKPERLNMHVLVALMDIFDCSADELISRVELGTAAATGTDDESHEQAAGAQVLRDKQLRPRRARIVPRGDA
- a CDS encoding DUF1761 domain-containing protein, producing the protein MELSASWLAVVAAIVVGMAIAWVWYSDWGLAGGVWRKLTGVSKEDSARRGKGPFVVLVASIVVTALALAAASSIASGFFGTDSFWVALAVGLVAWLGFSLSTLVQHNGFEQKPGRLTMINSAYQLVLFLGMAVPIGLLQ
- a CDS encoding winged helix-turn-helix transcriptional regulator, yielding MENVNQKAKGPRTYGQFCALARSLDIVGDRWTLLIVRELLPGPMRYTELKISLKGIATNLLSERLKTMEANGIVERRLEDAGVVYALTPRGAGLREPMEALGRWGAPLLATGQGDDAFQPRWLTLALPALLRGATASPPVELGIETDGFLMALRVDENGPSAFVPDRDPASVFTAAPDVVVALAAGAISIEQAVASGEFRGDSNVLRAAFVPVHANVTPLTNGD